One Amorphoplanes digitatis genomic window carries:
- a CDS encoding putative bifunctional diguanylate cyclase/phosphodiesterase: MAVRLRARTGTRHHRVAFLIAPVAGALVLLAAPAGLVPGRLALAIGVGGVGLWAAAVLVATALAIHHRDGTFAACRGAGFLGMGALATGATAVVLYVEPPGAGVWLAVGVGLVTVFLILGTMLLPGAATSAAVRLRRAFDGLGLGIALGFAAYLVRPLRDTPYPTLACTLCAATGVSIVTVIVLRARLHRPAALRCGAGAIVVLVALSTVADLALWGFAGWVVALFGLPIVAGLGLAAEGGSRRSAPVSISPREQDLYLSGYPLLAVPAGIGVLAALYHLIAVGPFDQIAILLGITMVAVLTMRELLVVSDIRRYTGQLRTKEAHFRSLVAGATDLTLVLDDKLTVRWQSPAAARLFGLADSEVVGRTFIELIHPEDAASAQAGIEALLAGEHDDGPPALLNARLRDGHGVWRDTESTVADQRSVPEVAALVVHVRDVGERRRLERTLHKLSYTDQLTGLANRRALMRDLLEYRRRAGQQGTVLVIDLHGLAEINDSKGRETGDAVLIEVARRIGSLLADGDVAARLGGDEFAVLTADGAVLAYALATRIVTLLMEPYRLPGTIVELHTSVGLAELAGGRDSEEVLRHADLARSRARQLGRDRVEWYDTDVEIQLHRRMDLERELLGAVERGELDLVFQPVVSLRDEQPVGVEALLRWRHPKLGTILPAELLPIARAVGCTAELGEWVLDAACRHLSGWTGGNSEYWLSVNVAPRELLTARFPERVAEILDHHELRPERLVIEVQETWVAEDVPAIVASLAGLRKLGVRAALDDFGAGQASLSHLRRLPVDMLKLDQSLVNSPAERPVGPAVIDVVVSLGRRLGLEIVAKGLESTEQIERARQAGCVYGQGFALARPAPAERMEAYLDTHRP, from the coding sequence GTGGCAGTGCGGCTCCGAGCGCGTACCGGCACCCGGCATCACCGGGTGGCGTTCCTGATCGCGCCGGTCGCCGGCGCTCTGGTGCTGCTCGCCGCGCCGGCCGGCCTCGTGCCCGGCCGACTCGCCCTGGCGATCGGGGTCGGCGGTGTCGGGCTCTGGGCCGCCGCGGTGCTGGTCGCCACGGCCCTGGCGATCCATCACCGGGACGGCACGTTCGCGGCCTGCCGCGGGGCGGGCTTCCTGGGCATGGGCGCCCTCGCCACCGGCGCGACCGCCGTCGTGCTCTACGTCGAGCCGCCCGGTGCCGGTGTGTGGCTCGCGGTCGGGGTCGGCCTGGTCACCGTGTTCCTCATCCTCGGCACGATGCTGCTTCCGGGCGCGGCCACCTCAGCGGCGGTGCGCCTGCGCCGCGCGTTCGACGGACTGGGCCTCGGCATCGCGCTCGGCTTCGCCGCGTACCTGGTCCGGCCGCTGCGTGACACCCCTTACCCGACGCTGGCCTGCACGTTGTGCGCGGCGACGGGTGTCTCGATCGTCACCGTCATCGTGCTGCGGGCGCGCCTGCACCGGCCGGCGGCGCTGCGCTGCGGCGCCGGCGCGATCGTCGTCCTCGTCGCGCTGTCCACGGTGGCCGATCTGGCGCTCTGGGGCTTCGCCGGCTGGGTCGTCGCGCTCTTCGGCCTGCCGATCGTCGCGGGCCTGGGGCTCGCCGCGGAGGGCGGATCCCGGCGCAGCGCGCCGGTGTCGATCAGCCCCCGCGAGCAGGACCTGTACCTCTCCGGCTATCCGCTGCTGGCGGTGCCCGCCGGGATCGGCGTGCTGGCCGCCCTCTACCACCTCATCGCCGTCGGCCCGTTCGACCAGATCGCGATCCTCCTCGGCATCACGATGGTCGCCGTCCTGACGATGCGCGAGTTGCTGGTGGTCAGCGACATCCGGCGATACACCGGCCAGCTCCGCACCAAGGAGGCGCACTTCCGGTCGCTGGTCGCCGGGGCCACCGACCTCACCCTGGTCCTGGACGACAAGCTGACCGTCCGCTGGCAGTCACCGGCGGCGGCCCGGCTCTTCGGGCTCGCGGACTCGGAGGTGGTCGGCCGCACGTTCATCGAGCTCATCCACCCGGAGGACGCCGCGAGCGCACAGGCCGGCATCGAGGCGTTGCTCGCGGGCGAGCACGACGACGGGCCTCCCGCGCTGCTCAACGCCCGGCTGCGCGACGGCCACGGCGTCTGGCGCGACACCGAGTCCACGGTGGCGGATCAGCGGTCGGTGCCCGAGGTGGCGGCCCTGGTGGTGCACGTCCGTGACGTGGGTGAGCGGCGGCGCCTCGAGCGGACGCTGCACAAGCTCTCCTACACCGACCAGCTGACCGGGCTGGCGAACCGGCGGGCGCTGATGCGCGACCTGCTCGAGTACCGGCGGCGGGCCGGGCAGCAGGGCACGGTCCTGGTGATCGACCTGCACGGGCTCGCGGAGATCAACGACAGCAAGGGCCGGGAGACCGGCGACGCGGTGCTGATCGAGGTGGCCCGGCGCATCGGCAGCCTGCTCGCCGACGGTGACGTCGCGGCCCGGCTCGGCGGCGACGAGTTCGCCGTGCTCACGGCGGACGGCGCGGTGCTGGCCTACGCGCTGGCCACCCGGATCGTGACGCTGCTGATGGAGCCTTACCGCCTGCCCGGCACGATTGTCGAGCTGCACACCAGCGTCGGCCTCGCGGAGCTGGCCGGCGGTCGCGATTCCGAGGAGGTCCTGCGCCACGCCGACCTGGCCCGCAGCCGCGCACGCCAGCTCGGCCGGGACCGCGTCGAGTGGTACGACACGGACGTCGAGATCCAGCTGCACCGCCGGATGGACCTCGAGCGCGAGCTGCTGGGCGCGGTCGAGCGGGGCGAGCTCGACCTGGTCTTCCAGCCGGTGGTCTCGCTGCGCGACGAGCAGCCGGTCGGCGTGGAGGCCCTGCTGCGCTGGCGCCACCCGAAGCTGGGCACGATCCTCCCGGCGGAGCTGCTGCCGATCGCCCGCGCGGTCGGCTGCACGGCCGAGCTGGGCGAATGGGTGCTCGACGCGGCCTGCCGGCACCTGTCGGGCTGGACCGGCGGCAACAGCGAGTACTGGCTCTCGGTGAACGTCGCGCCGCGCGAGCTGCTCACGGCCCGCTTCCCGGAGCGTGTCGCGGAGATCCTGGACCACCACGAGCTGCGGCCGGAGCGCCTCGTCATCGAGGTGCAGGAGACCTGGGTGGCCGAGGACGTGCCGGCCATCGTGGCCTCGCTCGCGGGCCTGCGGAAGCTGGGCGTGCGCGCGGCGCTGGACGACTTCGGCGCGGGCCAGGCGTCGCTGTCCCACCTGCGGCGCCTGCCGGTCGACATGCTCAAGCTCGACCAGTCGCTGGTCAACTCGCCCGCCGAGCGGCCGGTAGGCCCGGCGGTGATCGACGTGGTGGTCAGCCTGGGGCGCCGGCTGGGGCTGGAGATCGTCGCCAAGGGCCTCGAGAGCACGGAACAGATCGAGCGCGCCCGGCAGGCCGGCTGCGTCTACGGCCAGGGCTTCGCCCTGGCCAGGCCCGCGCCGGCCGAGCGCATGGAGGCCTACCTGGACACCCACCGCCCCTGA
- a CDS encoding ABC transporter substrate-binding protein, which yields MERFAKRGVALVAAGLAGTLALAGCSGESLEGGGDKAAQGQTTLTVNFWGDMGLDALKAAYEKDHPNVKIVLNSGEYNAQHEDLQKKLVAGTGAPDISAVDEGFMVQFRGQADKFVNLLDKGAASYEAKYLPWKWAQSKSADGASQIGLGTDVGGLAMCYRSDLFKKAGLPTERDAVSALWPTWDEFIATGTKYTKATGKKFVDSGTNLFNPVLAQQPVGFYDTSEQLQMEGGPKVAFDVSMKAIDAGISANLASFQPNWDQGFKKDQFAVLACPAWMLGHIQETAPDQKGKWDIAAIPGGGGNWGGSWWTIPKQGKNVDEAYKFVEWMIQPAQQIEVFKTVGNLPSQPALYKDPAVLDYKKEFMSNAPTGQIYAATAEALKPQYLGKKNGPTRVEVENVITRVQQGSLKSSAAWPEAVKAAEKAANS from the coding sequence ATGGAACGGTTCGCCAAGCGGGGCGTGGCGCTTGTCGCCGCCGGACTCGCCGGGACCCTGGCACTTGCCGGTTGCAGCGGAGAAAGCCTGGAGGGCGGCGGCGACAAGGCCGCACAGGGCCAGACCACGCTGACGGTCAACTTCTGGGGCGACATGGGCCTCGACGCGCTCAAGGCCGCGTACGAGAAGGACCACCCCAACGTCAAGATCGTGCTCAACTCGGGCGAGTACAACGCCCAGCACGAGGACCTGCAGAAGAAGCTGGTCGCCGGCACCGGCGCGCCGGACATCTCCGCGGTCGACGAGGGCTTCATGGTCCAGTTCCGCGGCCAGGCCGACAAGTTCGTCAACCTGCTCGACAAGGGCGCGGCCAGCTACGAGGCCAAGTACCTGCCCTGGAAGTGGGCGCAGTCGAAGTCGGCCGACGGCGCGTCGCAGATCGGCCTCGGCACCGACGTCGGCGGCCTGGCCATGTGCTACCGCTCCGACCTGTTCAAGAAGGCCGGCCTGCCGACCGAGCGCGACGCGGTCTCCGCCCTCTGGCCGACCTGGGACGAGTTCATCGCCACCGGGACGAAGTACACCAAGGCGACCGGCAAGAAGTTCGTCGACTCCGGCACCAACCTGTTCAACCCGGTGCTGGCGCAGCAGCCGGTCGGCTTCTACGACACCTCCGAGCAGCTCCAGATGGAGGGCGGCCCCAAGGTCGCGTTCGACGTCAGCATGAAGGCGATCGACGCCGGCATCTCGGCCAACCTCGCCAGCTTCCAGCCGAACTGGGACCAGGGCTTCAAGAAGGACCAGTTCGCCGTCCTCGCCTGCCCGGCCTGGATGCTGGGCCACATCCAGGAGACCGCGCCGGACCAGAAGGGCAAGTGGGACATCGCCGCGATCCCCGGCGGCGGCGGCAACTGGGGCGGTTCCTGGTGGACCATCCCGAAGCAGGGCAAGAACGTCGACGAGGCCTACAAGTTCGTCGAGTGGATGATCCAGCCGGCGCAGCAGATCGAGGTCTTCAAGACGGTCGGCAACCTGCCGTCGCAGCCCGCGCTCTACAAGGACCCCGCGGTGCTGGACTACAAGAAGGAGTTCATGAGCAACGCCCCGACCGGCCAGATCTACGCCGCGACGGCCGAGGCCCTGAAGCCGCAGTACCTGGGCAAGAAGAACGGCCCGACCCGGGTCGAGGTCGAGAACGTGATCACCCGAGTGCAGCAGGGCTCGCTCAAGTCGAGTGCGGCGTGGCCCGAGGCCGTCAAGGCGGCCGAGAAGGCTGCCAACTCCTAA
- a CDS encoding LacI family DNA-binding transcriptional regulator, which translates to MKRPTIADIARRAGVSKGAVSYALNGQPGVSEATRRRIVAIAEEIGFNPNSAARALSGASSRAVGLTLCRPARILSIEPFFMGLISGFEQELAARSFALTLQVVATPQTETEVYRRWWGERRVDGVFVTDLRENDVRIPVLNELQLPAVVIGGPGDTGKVPQLWSDDAGAITEAVRYLMALGHRRIARVGGLPDLLHTQTRTKAFTEVCAALGLSEAVTVPSDYTGEEGGRATRRLLINAERPTAIIYDNDVMAVAGLSVAQEMGLSVPGDLSIVAWDDSPLCSLVHPPLTALTRDIAAYGAHAARQLLAAIAGEPVQDVEEGTAHLTPRGSTAPPRDS; encoded by the coding sequence GTGAAACGGCCGACGATCGCCGACATCGCCCGCCGGGCAGGCGTGTCCAAGGGAGCCGTGTCGTACGCGCTCAACGGCCAGCCGGGCGTCTCCGAGGCGACCCGCCGGCGCATCGTCGCCATCGCGGAGGAGATCGGCTTCAACCCGAACAGCGCGGCCCGCGCCCTGTCCGGCGCCAGCTCCCGCGCCGTCGGGCTCACCCTGTGCCGGCCCGCCCGCATCCTGAGCATCGAACCGTTCTTCATGGGCCTGATCAGCGGCTTCGAGCAGGAGCTCGCGGCCCGGTCGTTCGCGCTGACCCTCCAGGTCGTGGCCACCCCGCAGACCGAGACCGAGGTGTACCGCCGTTGGTGGGGCGAGCGCCGGGTCGACGGCGTGTTCGTCACCGACCTGCGGGAGAACGACGTCCGCATCCCGGTGCTCAACGAGCTGCAACTGCCGGCCGTGGTGATCGGCGGGCCGGGCGACACCGGCAAGGTGCCCCAGCTCTGGTCCGACGACGCCGGCGCGATCACCGAGGCGGTCCGCTACCTGATGGCGCTGGGGCACCGGCGCATCGCCCGCGTCGGCGGCCTGCCGGACCTGCTGCACACCCAGACCCGGACCAAGGCGTTCACGGAGGTCTGCGCCGCGCTGGGGCTCAGCGAGGCGGTGACCGTGCCGTCGGACTACACCGGCGAGGAGGGCGGCCGGGCGACCCGCCGCCTGCTCATCAACGCGGAACGGCCCACGGCGATCATCTACGACAACGACGTCATGGCCGTCGCGGGCCTGTCGGTGGCGCAGGAGATGGGCCTGTCCGTGCCGGGCGACCTGTCCATCGTCGCCTGGGACGACTCACCGCTGTGCTCGCTGGTTCATCCGCCGCTGACGGCGCTGACCAGGGACATCGCGGCCTACGGCGCCCACGCGGCCCGCCAGCTACTGGCGGCGATCGCCGGCGAGCCGGTGCAGGACGTCGAGGAGGGCACCGCACACCTGACCCCCCGCGGAAGCACCGCCCCACCCCGCGACTCCTGA